From the Pongo pygmaeus isolate AG05252 chromosome X, NHGRI_mPonPyg2-v2.0_pri, whole genome shotgun sequence genome, one window contains:
- the RLIM gene encoding E3 ubiquitin-protein ligase RLIM, with the protein MENSDSNDKGSGDQSAAQRRSQMDRLDREEAFYQFVNNLSEEDYRLMRDNNLLGTPGESTEEELLRRLQQIKEGPPPQNSDENRGGDSSDDVSNGDSIIDWLNSVRQTGNTTRSGQRGNQSWRAVSRTNPNSGDFRFSLEINVNRNNGSQNSENENEPSARRSSGENVENNSQRQVENPRSESTSARPSRSERNSTEALTEVPPTRGQRRARSRSPDHRRTRARAERSRSPLHPMSEIPRRSHHSISSQTFEHPLVNETEGSSRTRHHVTLRQQISGPELLSRGLFAASGTRNASQGTGSSDTAANGESTGSGQRPPTIVLDLQVRRVRPGEYRQRDSIASRTRSRSQTPNNTVTYESERGGFRRTFSRSERAGVRTYVSTIRIPIRRILNTGLSETTSVAIQTMLRQIMTGFGELSYFMYSDSDSEPTGSVSNRNMERAESRSGRGGSGGGSSSGSSSSSSSSSSSSSSSSSSSSPSSSSGGESSETSSDLFEGSNEGSSSSGSSGARREGRHRAPVTFDESGSLPFLSLAQFFLLNEDDDDQPRGLTKEQIDNLAMRSFGENDALKTCSVCITEYTEGNKLRKLPCSHEYHVHCIDRWLSENSTCPICRRAVLASGNRESVV; encoded by the exons ATGGAAAACTCAGATTCCAATGACAAAGGAAGTGGTGATCAGTCTGCAGCACAGCGCAGAAGTCAGATGGACCGATTGGATCGGGAAGAAGCTTTCTATCAATTTGTAAATAACCTGAGTGAAGAAGATTATAGGCTTATGAGAGATAACAATTTGCTAGGCACCCCAG GTGAAAGTACTGAGGAAGAGTTGCTGAGAAGACTACAGCAAATTAAAGAAGGCCCACCACCGCAAAACTCAGATGAAAATAGAG GAGGAGACTCTTCAGATGATGTGTCTAATGGTGACTCTATAATAGACTGGCTTAACTCTGTCAGACAAACTGGAAATACAACAAGAAGTGGGCAAAGAGGAAACCAATCTTGGAGAGCAGTGAGTCGGACTAATCCAAACAGTGGTGATTTCAGATTCAGTTTAGAGATAAATGTTAACCGTAATAATGGGAGCCAAAATTCAGAGAATGAAAATGAGCCATCTGCAAGACGTTCTAGTggagaaaatgtggaaaacaaCAGCCAAAGGCAAGTGGAAAACCCACGATCTGAATCAACATCTGCAAGGCCATCTAGATCAGAACGAAATTCAACTGAAGCATTAACAGAGGTCCCACCTACCAGAGGTCAGAGGAGGGCAAGAAGCAGGAGCCCAGACCATCGGAGAACCAGAGCAAGAGCTGAGAGAAGTAGGTCACCTCTGCATCCAATGAGTGAAATTCCACGAAGATCTCATCATAGTATCTCATCTCAGACTTTTGAACATCCTTTGGTAAATGAGACGGAGGGAAGTTCTAGAACCCGGCACCATGTGACATTGAGGCAGCAAATATCTGGGCCTGAGTTGCTAAGTAGAGGTCTTTTTGCAGCTTCTGGAACAAGAAATGCTTCTCAAGGAACAGGTTCTTCAGACACAGCTGCCAATGGTGAATCTACAGGATCAGGACAGAGACCTCCAACCATAGTCCTTGATCTTCAAGTAAGAAGAGTTCGTCCTGGAGAATATCGGCAGAGAGATAGCATAGCCAGCAGAACTCGGTCTAGGTCTCAGACGCCAAACAACACTGTCACCTACGAAAGTGAACGAGGAGGTTTTAGGCGTACATTTTCACGTTCTGAGCGGGCAGGTGTGAGAACCTATGTCAGTACCATCAGAATTCCCATTCGTAGAATCTTAAATACTGGTTTAAGTGAGACTACATCTGTTGCAATTCAGACCATGTTAAGGCAGATAATGACAGGTTTTGGTGAGTTAAGCTATTTTATGTACAGTGATAGCGACTCAGAGCCTACTGGCTCAGTCTCAAATCGAAATATGGAAAGGGCAGAGTCACGGAGTGGAAGAGGAGGTTCTGGTGGTGGTAGTAGTTCTGGTTCCAGTTCGAGTTCCAGTTCGAGTTCAAGTTCCAGTTCCAGTTCAAGTTCCAGTTCCAGTCCTAGTTCCAGTTCCGGTGGTGAAAGTTCAGAAACTAGCTCAGATTTATTTGAAGGCAGTAATGAAGGAAGCTCATCATCAGGCTCATCAGGTGCCAGGCGAGAGGGTCGACATAGGGCCCCAGTCACATTTGATGAAAGTGGCTCTTTGCCCTTCCTTAGCCTGGCTCAGTTTTTCCTCTtaaatgaggatgatgatgaccAACCTAGAGGACTCACCAAAGAACAGATTGACAACTTGGCAATGAGAAGTTTTGGTGAAAATGATGCATTAAAAACCTGTAGTGTTTGCATTACAGAATATACAGAAGGCAACAAACTTCGTAAACTACCTTGTTCCCATGAGTACCATGTCCACTGCATCGATCGCTGGTTATCTGAGAATTCTACCTGTCCTATTTGTCGCAGAGCAGTCTTAGCTTCTGGTAACAGAGAAAGTGTTGTGTAA